One Flavobacterium sp. 90 DNA segment encodes these proteins:
- a CDS encoding response regulator transcription factor, translating to MRESKKCIIVDDEPAAHYVLANYIKQNPQLELVFQGYNGIEAMDYLRENPVDLMFLDINMPEISGMELLKILPTHPKTILTTAYSEFALESYDYGVIDYLLKPIYFPRFLKAVDRFFAAETSKVKTEETVVNSVSVKVDGYFMDIELDQLLFAQSFGNYVKLHTIKRTYLASITTSEFEKCLPEKNFMRIHKSYIVALDKIETTDKDHVIIKNEKLPIGITYKRELSDRLKK from the coding sequence ATGAGAGAATCCAAAAAATGTATAATTGTAGACGATGAACCAGCGGCGCATTATGTGCTGGCGAATTACATCAAGCAAAATCCGCAATTGGAGTTGGTTTTTCAAGGCTATAATGGTATCGAGGCAATGGATTATCTTCGCGAAAATCCAGTAGATTTGATGTTTTTGGACATTAATATGCCGGAAATTTCAGGAATGGAATTGCTTAAGATTCTGCCAACGCATCCTAAAACTATTCTAACTACAGCTTATTCTGAATTTGCTCTTGAAAGTTATGATTACGGAGTTATTGATTATCTCCTAAAACCTATTTATTTTCCGAGATTTTTAAAAGCTGTAGATCGTTTTTTTGCTGCGGAAACCTCAAAAGTAAAAACAGAAGAAACAGTTGTAAATTCTGTTAGTGTAAAAGTCGACGGTTATTTTATGGATATAGAATTAGATCAGCTTTTGTTTGCGCAGAGTTTTGGTAATTACGTGAAATTGCACACCATAAAAAGAACTTATTTGGCTTCGATTACAACAAGTGAATTTGAGAAATGTCTTCCTGAAAAGAATTTTATGCGCATTCACAAATCATATATTGTGGCATTGGATAAGATTGAAACAACGGATAAAGATCATGTTATTATTAAAAACGAAAAGCTCCCGATAGGAATTACTTATAAGAGAGAGCTTTCTGATAGATTAAAAAAATGA
- a CDS encoding TolC family protein yields MYFRKITLLVFLIFASGSYSQNLTLKEAIKTGLENYGSIKAKSNYTNASRESLKQSKRDYLPNLNLSAQQDYGTINGQNGALYGFNGLGTASSGPALPDQNWNSAFGALYLVNMNWDFFTFGKIQEKINLAKVDVQAKEKDLKQEQFQQEIKISAAYLNLLASQRLLISQQKNLSRAEVFKKTAVARVKNGLLAGVDSTLATAEVSKAKIALNLARNFVKEQNSKLVDLMGVAPQDFVTDTLFVNDIPKEVLRGTATSDSLHPLLQFYKTKIDYSNQQTKLYKRFYYPTMSAFGVLQTRASGFNSDYVTNQNSFSRNYWDGVNPDRTNYLVGIGISWNLTTPFRASKQVSAQKYISQGLQEEYNQADRELKSQLKLADDKIQITLENFAEAPIQVDAAKKAYLQKSTLYKNGLTDLTDITQTLYTLNRAEIDRDIVNNNVWQSFLLKVAATGNFDLFINEF; encoded by the coding sequence ATGTACTTCAGAAAAATTACTTTGTTAGTTTTCTTGATTTTTGCCAGTGGTAGTTATTCACAAAACCTGACTTTAAAAGAAGCCATAAAAACAGGTTTAGAAAACTACGGTTCGATCAAGGCAAAAAGCAATTACACGAATGCCTCACGCGAGAGTCTCAAACAATCTAAGCGTGATTATTTGCCAAATCTAAATTTATCGGCACAACAAGATTACGGAACCATCAATGGGCAAAACGGTGCATTGTATGGTTTTAATGGTTTAGGAACCGCTTCTTCCGGACCTGCATTGCCGGACCAAAACTGGAATTCTGCTTTTGGAGCTTTGTATTTAGTCAATATGAACTGGGATTTTTTCACTTTTGGAAAAATACAGGAAAAAATTAATTTGGCTAAAGTTGATGTTCAGGCAAAAGAAAAAGACTTGAAACAAGAGCAATTTCAACAGGAAATCAAAATTTCTGCTGCTTATTTGAATTTGTTGGCAAGCCAAAGATTATTGATTTCGCAACAAAAGAATTTAAGCCGTGCCGAAGTTTTTAAGAAAACTGCCGTTGCACGAGTTAAAAACGGATTATTGGCGGGAGTTGATTCTACATTGGCTACAGCCGAAGTTTCGAAAGCTAAAATTGCACTGAATCTTGCAAGAAATTTTGTCAAGGAACAAAACAGCAAATTAGTCGATTTAATGGGCGTTGCGCCTCAGGATTTTGTTACGGATACTTTGTTTGTAAACGATATTCCGAAAGAGGTTTTAAGAGGAACTGCAACTTCAGACAGTTTGCATCCTTTATTGCAATTCTACAAAACGAAGATCGATTACAGCAATCAGCAAACTAAATTGTACAAACGTTTTTATTATCCTACGATGAGCGCTTTTGGTGTTTTGCAAACGCGTGCTTCCGGATTTAATAGCGATTATGTGACGAATCAAAACTCTTTCAGCAGAAATTACTGGGATGGCGTAAATCCTGATCGTACCAATTATTTGGTTGGAATTGGAATTAGCTGGAATTTGACGACTCCGTTTAGAGCAAGCAAACAAGTAAGTGCTCAAAAGTATATTTCGCAAGGTTTACAAGAAGAATACAATCAAGCAGACAGAGAACTGAAATCGCAATTAAAACTTGCCGACGATAAAATACAAATTACACTAGAAAACTTTGCCGAAGCTCCAATTCAGGTTGATGCTGCGAAAAAGGCGTATTTGCAAAAATCGACTTTATACAAAAACGGCTTAACTGATTTAACAGATATTACTCAGACTTTATATACTTTAAATCGTGCCGAAATTGACCGAGATATCGTGAACAATAATGTATGGCAATCGTTTTTGCTTAAAGTAGCTGCAACAGGCAATTTTGACTTATTTATAAATGAATTTTAA
- a CDS encoding histidine kinase, with protein sequence MNKKFDNILDNKWWQEIAVVAFSFTIYTLKNDWMLFSSFTSILMGVFFYCILYMHAQFNRFFLLPILFKTQRPLTYIFLTLFGVFVFSVLLYEITMLDMFSNCRLYQNSHQRSYVYQLASVLGTLVCILSPIIVFKFYRIHRKQTNETLLFNEMQLNSLKGQLNPHFLFNTFNTLYGISLEFPDRTPDLIMKVSQLMRYQLESNNKKCVSLEDELEFINSYVQLEKERVGYRCEITYDSKIDNENAYKVSPMLLIAFIENAFKHGTCAIEKCFVRIIITVENGLLHLHVVNSIPTKKTDVVSTKIGLKNTIERLNLIYGKDYKLDIQDDKNTYIVDFKVQLKKFVE encoded by the coding sequence ATGAACAAAAAATTTGATAACATATTGGATAACAAATGGTGGCAGGAAATTGCCGTTGTTGCCTTTTCATTTACGATTTATACGTTAAAAAATGACTGGATGTTATTTAGTTCTTTTACATCCATATTAATGGGCGTGTTTTTTTACTGTATTTTATACATGCACGCGCAGTTCAATCGTTTTTTTCTTTTGCCTATATTATTCAAAACACAACGTCCTTTAACTTATATTTTTCTAACGCTTTTTGGAGTTTTTGTATTCTCAGTACTTTTATATGAGATTACTATGCTCGATATGTTTAGTAATTGCCGTTTGTATCAAAACTCGCATCAGCGTAGTTATGTTTACCAATTGGCAAGTGTTTTAGGAACTTTAGTTTGCATTTTGAGTCCGATAATTGTGTTTAAATTCTACAGAATTCACAGAAAACAAACTAATGAAACTTTGTTGTTTAACGAAATGCAATTGAATTCTTTGAAAGGGCAATTGAATCCGCATTTTTTATTTAATACCTTTAATACGCTTTACGGAATAAGTTTAGAATTTCCGGACAGAACGCCGGATTTAATTATGAAAGTTTCGCAGTTAATGCGTTATCAATTAGAAAGTAACAATAAAAAATGTGTTTCACTTGAAGACGAACTGGAGTTTATAAACAGTTATGTACAACTCGAAAAAGAACGTGTTGGTTATCGTTGTGAAATCACTTATGATTCTAAAATCGATAACGAAAACGCTTATAAAGTTTCGCCAATGTTGCTGATTGCTTTTATCGAAAATGCCTTTAAACACGGAACTTGCGCTATCGAAAAATGTTTCGTTAGAATAATTATTACAGTTGAAAACGGATTATTGCATTTGCATGTTGTAAATTCAATTCCGACGAAGAAAACAGATGTTGTTTCGACTAAAATTGGCTTGAAAAATACCATAGAACGCTTGAATTTAATTTACGGAAAAGACTATAAATTAGATATTCAGGATGATAAGAATACATACATTGTAGATTTTAAAGTACAATTGAAAAAGTTTGTAGAATGA
- a CDS encoding PepSY-like domain-containing protein produces MRKAFLILTFLYSCFLAAQNQIAPSSAVTPPEKVLFSFQKEYPGKIAAWTLTYVGDDDDEIRYEGKFKTNENTESLAVYDNLGVLKAFETQIPLSKLPAKAQSYLKKNYPAKAIREIAVVVDYKNKTTYEVGIEKDSKFYDVVFDQNGGFDVIIQKD; encoded by the coding sequence ATGAGAAAAGCATTTTTAATTTTAACTTTTTTGTACAGCTGCTTTCTGGCTGCACAAAACCAAATTGCACCAAGTAGTGCAGTTACACCACCGGAAAAAGTTTTGTTTTCTTTTCAGAAAGAATATCCCGGAAAAATTGCAGCTTGGACCTTAACATATGTTGGCGATGATGATGACGAAATACGTTATGAAGGAAAGTTTAAAACCAATGAAAATACAGAATCGTTAGCAGTTTATGATAATCTGGGAGTTTTAAAAGCATTTGAAACGCAAATTCCATTGAGTAAACTTCCGGCGAAAGCTCAAAGTTATTTAAAGAAAAATTATCCGGCAAAAGCCATTCGCGAAATTGCTGTAGTTGTAGATTATAAAAATAAAACTACTTATGAAGTAGGCATCGAAAAAGATTCAAAATTTTATGATGTTGTCTTTGATCAAAATGGCGGTTTTGACGTCATAATCCAGAAAGACTAA
- a CDS encoding efflux RND transporter periplasmic adaptor subunit — MKNNIIQSTALFFVAVFFLTSCNSKKEETPTAELEPKTETFLLEKQKLTTELRLPAELTGFQQVDLYAKVSSFVKLLKVDIGTKVKKGQLLIVLEAPEISSQLAAAESRLKSMEAIYATSKSTYNRLYETSKVEGTISKNDLEMANGKKNSDYAQYQAAVAAHKEVSIMRGYLEIRAPFDGVVAARNVNLGTFVGPAGKGSDLPLLTIQQQDKLRLAVSVPELYTGYLHEGDEMNFNVKSLPENFKAKITRMSGALDLKLRSERVEMDVMNTKKDLLPGMVAEVLLPLNAKDSTFVIPKSGLVSSAEGLYVIKVVNHKATRVDVKKGREIEDKIEIFGDLNPKDKLVKIASEETKEGDIINE; from the coding sequence ATGAAAAATAACATTATACAATCGACCGCATTATTTTTTGTAGCCGTATTTTTTCTAACTAGCTGTAATTCTAAGAAAGAAGAAACTCCGACCGCAGAATTGGAACCAAAAACTGAAACGTTTCTTTTAGAAAAACAAAAACTAACTACAGAATTGCGTTTACCAGCCGAATTAACTGGTTTTCAACAAGTAGATTTGTATGCTAAAGTAAGTAGTTTTGTAAAATTGCTAAAAGTAGATATTGGTACCAAAGTAAAAAAAGGGCAACTTTTGATCGTTCTTGAAGCACCGGAAATCAGCTCACAATTGGCTGCAGCCGAATCAAGATTAAAATCGATGGAAGCTATTTATGCAACAAGCAAAAGCACTTACAACCGTTTGTACGAAACTAGCAAAGTTGAAGGAACGATTTCTAAAAATGATTTAGAAATGGCAAACGGAAAGAAAAACTCAGATTACGCACAATATCAAGCCGCAGTTGCAGCCCACAAAGAAGTGTCGATTATGAGAGGTTATCTTGAAATTCGTGCTCCTTTTGACGGAGTTGTAGCAGCTAGAAACGTGAATTTAGGAACATTTGTTGGTCCGGCAGGAAAAGGTTCAGATTTGCCTTTATTGACGATTCAGCAACAAGATAAATTGCGTTTGGCGGTTTCGGTTCCTGAATTGTACACAGGATATTTGCATGAAGGTGATGAAATGAATTTTAATGTAAAATCATTGCCTGAAAATTTTAAAGCTAAAATTACCAGAATGTCTGGAGCATTAGATTTAAAGTTACGTTCTGAACGTGTAGAAATGGACGTTATGAATACCAAAAAAGATCTTTTACCAGGAATGGTTGCCGAAGTTCTGTTACCGCTTAACGCGAAAGACAGCACGTTTGTAATTCCGAAATCTGGATTAGTAAGTTCAGCCGAAGGTTTGTACGTAATCAAAGTTGTAAACCACAAAGCAACTCGTGTTGATGTAAAAAAAGGAAGAGAAATCGAAGATAAAATTGAAATATTCGGAGATTTAAACCCGAAAGATAAACTGGTAAAAATTGCCAGCGAAGAAACTAAAGAAGGCGATATCATAAACGAATAA
- a CDS encoding AraC family transcriptional regulator, translated as MKSLDSFYEDITEGSSIEPSSLLPNDIKKEIGHFNVFDIKELYERMKEKPGMPYDRRAYYKISLIKGKNRAEYADKIIEIEKQGLLFATPKIPYNYLPQDTNQSGQFCVFTSEFLSKNKSGIDLDELPIFATDGYPIFQLTNEEVAEVELIFNKIQKEINSDYIYKYDLIRNYVAELIHFGQKLQPITALYSKHNSAARVSSLFAELLERQFPIESPNQRLELRTAKDFAERLSVHVNHLNKVLKENTGKTTTELISTRLTNEAKILLKQTDWNISEIAFSLGFEELAHFSNFFKKQTSYTPLAFRL; from the coding sequence ATGAAATCACTAGATTCATTTTACGAAGATATTACGGAAGGCTCTTCAATCGAACCAAGTTCATTATTACCAAACGACATTAAAAAAGAGATTGGGCATTTTAATGTTTTTGATATAAAAGAGCTCTACGAAAGAATGAAAGAAAAGCCTGGCATGCCTTATGACAGAAGAGCTTATTACAAAATAAGTTTGATAAAAGGTAAAAACAGAGCCGAATACGCTGATAAAATAATCGAAATCGAAAAACAAGGACTTTTATTCGCCACGCCAAAAATCCCTTATAACTATTTACCGCAGGATACAAATCAATCCGGACAATTTTGCGTTTTTACAAGTGAGTTTTTATCCAAAAACAAAAGCGGAATTGACTTAGACGAACTTCCTATTTTTGCTACAGACGGATATCCAATTTTTCAACTTACGAATGAAGAAGTTGCCGAAGTTGAATTGATTTTCAACAAAATACAAAAAGAAATCAACTCAGATTATATCTATAAATATGATTTAATCAGAAATTATGTTGCGGAGTTAATTCACTTTGGGCAAAAATTGCAGCCAATAACTGCGCTGTATTCCAAACATAATTCAGCAGCGAGAGTTTCTTCTTTATTTGCGGAATTACTGGAAAGACAATTCCCAATTGAATCACCAAATCAACGATTAGAACTGAGAACTGCAAAAGATTTTGCAGAAAGACTATCTGTTCATGTTAATCATTTAAATAAAGTTCTAAAAGAAAACACAGGAAAAACCACAACTGAATTAATCAGTACGAGATTAACGAATGAAGCCAAAATCCTTTTGAAACAAACCGATTGGAACATTTCTGAGATTGCTTTTTCATTAGGTTTTGAAGAATTAGCGCACTTTTCTAATTTCTTTAAAAAACAAACTTCTTATACGCCTTTGGCTTTTAGATTGTAG
- a CDS encoding SDR family NAD(P)-dependent oxidoreductase — MNLSNNKILITGGASGIGLGLTERFIQENNTVIICGRRESALEEVKAKFPTVITKVCDLSNEAERVALYEWIAENHSDLNVLVNNAGIQKWVSVTDSDFFESAKTEIATNIEAPLHLTSLFIRLKSLTTVMNVTSGLAFSPFAKVPVYSATKAFFRSFTISLRHLLKAKNIEVIEIIPPALNTDLGGIGLHDAHPSVSDFIVSIFEQLKEVNEELTFGTSATRVNASVPELKASFNALHANM; from the coding sequence ATGAATTTATCAAACAACAAAATTTTAATAACTGGTGGTGCAAGCGGCATTGGACTTGGACTTACCGAAAGATTTATTCAGGAAAACAATACTGTAATTATTTGCGGCAGACGCGAATCTGCTTTAGAAGAAGTTAAAGCAAAATTTCCAACTGTAATTACAAAAGTATGTGACTTGTCAAACGAAGCAGAACGTGTAGCTCTTTACGAATGGATTGCAGAAAATCACAGCGATTTGAATGTTTTAGTTAATAATGCAGGAATTCAAAAATGGGTTTCGGTTACAGATTCAGACTTTTTTGAAAGTGCCAAAACGGAGATCGCAACCAACATAGAAGCTCCGCTACATTTAACTTCCCTTTTTATTCGGTTAAAATCACTTACAACTGTAATGAATGTAACTTCTGGACTCGCTTTTTCTCCTTTTGCAAAAGTTCCGGTTTATTCGGCTACAAAAGCGTTTTTTAGATCGTTTACGATTTCGCTTCGTCATTTATTAAAAGCAAAAAATATTGAAGTAATCGAAATTATTCCTCCGGCATTAAATACAGATCTTGGCGGAATTGGTCTACACGACGCACATCCAAGCGTAAGTGATTTTATAGTTTCAATCTTTGAACAATTAAAAGAAGTAAACGAAGAACTTACTTTTGGAACCAGCGCTACAAGAGTAAATGCAAGTGTTCCGGAATTAAAAGCATCTTTCAACGCATTGCATGCTAATATGTAA
- a CDS encoding efflux RND transporter permease subunit — translation MNLIRFALRKPISILVLVAGLFFFGIGAIQDIKVDILPKMNLPVIYIAHPFGGYTPDQMEAYFAKTYVNILPFANGVKSVETKNIQGLMIMKLTYYENTNMAQAAAELSSLSNRIQAAFPPGTQPPFIIRFDASSLPIGQLVLSSKIRSNNELQDLANVYVRASFTSIPGLLSPAPFGGSPRTIEVNVDPDLLRSHNMTPDQIVEAIRINNQTAPSGNVRMGDVNYITPTNNTIKEVKDFENIPLFKGSVQNLKLGDVATVKDGADITQGYALVNGKRSVYISIAKAGDASTWDVVQKLKAELPKIQSTLPEDVKLSYEFDQSVYVINSVKSLITEGIIGAVLTGLMVLLFLGDRRAALIVILTIPISIISGVLFLKLFGQTINLMSLSGLALAIGILVDESTVTIENIHQHLDMGKPKALAIWDACQEIALPKLLILLCILAVFAPAFTMVGIPGALFLPLALAIGFSMVISFLLSQTFVPVMANWLMKGHEKHAHGPEITDDEAEFNDCGLTPESEKDLITQKKGYVEKVDTNNNGKIGAFERFRIRFMRTLDRLFPYKKITALVYLIGITVLAVVFINFIGKDVFPKVNSSQFQLRMRAPDGTRLERTEEKAIIVLKELQKMVGKEHIGISSVYVGQHPSLFSINPIYLFMAGSHEAVFQVSLKEYHVDMDDFKDDFRARIKKVLPDVKLSFEPIELTDKVLSQGSPTPIEVRIAGKDKKRNELYATQIVEKLKKIAYFRDVQIGQPIHYPAMNIDIDRTRAAELGVDMNDISRSLVASTSSSRYTEKNTWVDERAGLSYNVQVQVPLNKMKSKTDIGEIPVLKNSLRPVLSDVAKITPGFVSGENDNLGAMPYITVTANISQTDLGTAVKDVDATINSLGELPRGLFITPIGMSKVLVETLSSLQVGLLVAIFVIFLMLAANFQSFKVSLVILTTVPAVVLGALLMLTITGSTLNLQSYMGIIMSVGVSIANAVLLVTNAEQLRKRNGNALESAREAAALRLRPIIMTSVAMIAGMLPMAIGHGEGGDQVSPLGRAVIGGLLFSTFAVLLILPLIFAWAQEKTTTQSVSLDPEDEESIHYISSLNPKNEK, via the coding sequence ATGAATTTAATACGTTTTGCACTCCGCAAACCCATCTCCATATTAGTATTGGTTGCGGGTCTATTTTTCTTCGGAATTGGTGCCATACAAGACATTAAGGTAGATATTCTGCCAAAAATGAACTTGCCGGTTATCTACATTGCGCATCCTTTTGGAGGTTACACGCCAGACCAGATGGAAGCTTATTTTGCTAAGACTTATGTCAACATTTTACCGTTTGCCAATGGTGTAAAATCGGTAGAAACCAAAAATATTCAGGGGTTAATGATCATGAAATTAACCTATTATGAAAACACAAATATGGCTCAGGCTGCAGCCGAATTAAGTTCACTTTCGAACAGGATTCAGGCGGCGTTTCCTCCCGGAACTCAACCTCCGTTTATCATTCGTTTTGATGCTTCTTCTCTTCCAATTGGTCAATTAGTTTTGAGCAGTAAAATACGTTCAAATAATGAATTACAGGATTTAGCCAACGTTTATGTTCGTGCTTCGTTTACTTCGATTCCCGGTTTATTATCGCCGGCTCCCTTTGGCGGAAGCCCAAGAACTATTGAGGTTAACGTAGATCCTGATTTGTTGCGTTCGCACAATATGACGCCGGATCAGATTGTAGAAGCGATTCGAATCAACAACCAAACGGCTCCTTCAGGAAACGTGAGAATGGGTGATGTAAACTACATTACGCCAACAAATAATACAATTAAAGAAGTTAAGGATTTTGAGAATATTCCGTTGTTTAAAGGAAGCGTTCAAAACTTAAAATTAGGTGATGTTGCGACTGTAAAAGATGGTGCAGATATTACACAAGGTTATGCTTTGGTAAACGGAAAACGTTCGGTTTATATTAGTATTGCAAAAGCCGGAGACGCTTCGACTTGGGATGTGGTTCAGAAATTAAAAGCTGAGTTGCCTAAAATTCAAAGTACATTACCGGAAGACGTAAAATTATCGTATGAATTTGACCAGTCGGTTTATGTAATTAACTCGGTAAAAAGTTTGATTACTGAAGGTATTATTGGAGCAGTTTTAACCGGATTGATGGTTTTACTTTTCCTTGGTGACAGACGTGCAGCTTTGATCGTAATCTTAACGATTCCAATTTCGATTATTTCCGGAGTTTTATTCCTTAAATTATTCGGACAAACGATCAACTTAATGTCTTTAAGCGGGTTGGCGCTTGCAATTGGTATTCTAGTGGATGAAAGTACAGTAACAATCGAAAATATTCACCAGCATCTCGATATGGGAAAACCCAAGGCGCTCGCCATTTGGGATGCTTGTCAGGAAATTGCATTGCCTAAATTATTGATCTTACTTTGTATTTTGGCGGTTTTTGCACCGGCATTTACAATGGTCGGAATTCCGGGGGCTTTGTTCTTGCCTTTGGCTTTAGCGATTGGATTCTCGATGGTTATTTCGTTTTTACTTTCGCAAACTTTTGTGCCTGTAATGGCAAACTGGTTGATGAAAGGTCATGAAAAACACGCACATGGTCCGGAAATTACTGATGATGAAGCAGAATTTAACGATTGCGGATTAACTCCGGAATCTGAAAAAGATCTTATTACGCAGAAAAAAGGATATGTTGAAAAAGTAGACACTAATAACAACGGAAAAATTGGTGCTTTCGAGCGTTTCAGAATCCGTTTTATGAGAACTCTGGATCGTTTGTTTCCTTATAAAAAAATAACCGCTTTGGTTTACCTTATCGGAATTACAGTTCTTGCCGTTGTTTTTATTAATTTCATTGGAAAAGATGTATTCCCGAAAGTAAATTCAAGTCAGTTTCAGTTGAGAATGCGCGCTCCAGACGGAACTCGTTTAGAACGTACCGAAGAAAAAGCAATCATTGTTTTGAAAGAATTGCAAAAAATGGTTGGGAAAGAACATATCGGAATTTCTTCTGTTTATGTGGGACAACACCCGTCATTATTCTCGATTAACCCAATTTATTTATTCATGGCAGGTTCTCATGAAGCAGTATTTCAGGTTAGTTTAAAAGAATATCACGTTGATATGGATGACTTTAAAGATGACTTTAGAGCCCGAATCAAAAAAGTACTTCCAGATGTAAAACTTTCTTTTGAGCCAATCGAATTGACGGATAAAGTTTTGAGCCAGGGATCTCCTACTCCAATCGAAGTTCGTATTGCAGGAAAAGACAAGAAACGAAATGAGTTATATGCAACTCAAATTGTAGAGAAATTAAAGAAAATCGCTTATTTCAGAGACGTACAAATTGGTCAGCCAATTCATTATCCAGCAATGAATATTGATATTGACAGAACTCGTGCAGCTGAACTTGGCGTTGACATGAACGACATATCACGATCATTAGTTGCATCGACTTCATCATCAAGATATACCGAGAAAAATACTTGGGTTGACGAAAGAGCCGGATTATCATACAACGTTCAGGTACAAGTGCCTTTGAACAAAATGAAAAGCAAAACTGATATTGGAGAAATTCCGGTATTAAAGAATTCGCTTCGTCCTGTTTTAAGTGACGTTGCAAAAATTACACCCGGATTTGTAAGTGGTGAAAATGACAATTTAGGGGCTATGCCATACATTACCGTTACAGCCAACATTAGCCAGACCGATTTAGGAACGGCAGTAAAAGATGTGGATGCAACAATCAATTCATTAGGTGAATTACCTAGAGGGTTATTCATCACTCCAATTGGAATGAGTAAAGTATTGGTAGAAACATTAAGTAGTTTGCAAGTTGGATTATTGGTTGCCATATTTGTAATCTTCTTAATGTTAGCCGCTAATTTCCAGTCGTTCAAAGTTTCGTTGGTGATTTTAACAACAGTTCCTGCGGTAGTTTTAGGAGCTTTATTAATGCTTACAATTACAGGTTCAACGCTTAACTTACAATCATATATGGGAATCATTATGTCGGTTGGAGTTTCGATTGCAAATGCCGTTTTACTGGTTACAAATGCAGAACAGCTTCGAAAACGAAATGGAAATGCGTTAGAATCTGCTCGTGAAGCTGCGGCGTTGCGTCTTCGTCCAATTATCATGACATCTGTTGCGATGATTGCGGGAATGTTGCCAATGGCAATTGGTCATGGCGAAGGTGGCGATCAGGTTTCTCCTTTAGGAAGAGCCGTAATTGGTGGATTATTATTTTCGACTTTTGCCGTATTGCTAATCCTGCCACTTATCTTTGCGTGGGCACAAGAAAAAACAACAACACAATCTGTTTCTTTAGATCCTGAAGACGAAGAAAGCATCCATTATATATCATCATTAAATCCGAAAAATGAAAAATAA
- a CDS encoding SDR family oxidoreductase yields the protein MAVNTKIALVTGGSRGLGKNMAIAIAKKGIDVIITYNSKKEEADSVVKEIESLGQKAASLQLNVADSGAFDAFFGNVSEILKTTFKTDKFDFLVNNAGIGIHNSFIGTTEAEFDQLTNIQFKGPFFLTQKALNVMNDGGGIVNISTGLARFSFPGYAAYASMKGAIETLTKYQAKELGERKIRANVVAPGAIETDFGGGVVRDNEQLNKNLAALTALGRVGLPDDIGGVVAFLCTEDARWVNAQRIEVSGGMNL from the coding sequence ATGGCAGTAAATACAAAAATAGCTCTTGTTACGGGCGGTAGCAGAGGTTTAGGAAAAAATATGGCAATTGCAATTGCAAAAAAAGGAATCGACGTAATCATTACTTATAATAGCAAAAAAGAAGAAGCAGATTCAGTAGTAAAAGAAATCGAAAGTTTAGGTCAAAAAGCAGCTTCACTTCAATTGAATGTTGCGGACTCAGGTGCTTTTGATGCTTTTTTCGGAAATGTATCTGAGATTTTAAAAACTACTTTTAAAACAGATAAATTCGACTTCTTGGTAAACAATGCCGGAATCGGAATTCATAATTCGTTTATAGGAACAACCGAAGCTGAGTTTGATCAATTGACAAATATTCAGTTTAAAGGACCTTTTTTCTTAACGCAAAAAGCGCTTAATGTAATGAATGACGGTGGCGGAATTGTAAATATTTCAACTGGTTTAGCTAGATTTTCATTCCCTGGTTATGCGGCTTACGCAAGTATGAAAGGCGCAATTGAAACGCTAACAAAATATCAGGCGAAAGAACTTGGCGAAAGAAAAATCAGAGCAAACGTTGTGGCTCCGGGTGCAATCGAAACCGATTTTGGTGGCGGAGTTGTTCGTGACAATGAGCAATTAAACAAAAATTTAGCGGCATTAACTGCTTTAGGAAGAGTTGGTTTGCCGGATGATATTGGCGGAGTTGTAGCTTTTTTATGTACCGAAGATGCACGTTGGGTAAATGCACAAAGAATTGAAGTTTCCGGTGGAATGAATTTGTAA